Proteins encoded together in one Kribbella voronezhensis window:
- a CDS encoding aminoglycoside phosphotransferase family protein, which produces MNSKADGRAGIDAGLVRRLVKAQFPQWGDLPVEPVKVDGWDNRTYRLGDSMTVRLPTAAAYAPAVDKEDRWLPVLAPQLPVAVPEPLGKGVPGEGYGFNWSVRRWLDGETSAPERIEDLVEFATEVGEFVRALQRCDVTDGPVAGAHSFHRGAPPVYYNSETRRALEVLEGHVDTAAAAEVWEAAIGSVYDGPPKWFHGDIASGNLLVVDGRLSAVIDFGTSGVGDPACDLVISWTMFDGAAREAFRRTVDQDAGTWARARGWALWKALIVMAADLETDEESVATNRRVIEEVLEDHAAAG; this is translated from the coding sequence ATGAATTCGAAGGCGGATGGGCGTGCCGGGATCGATGCCGGGTTGGTTCGGCGGTTGGTGAAGGCGCAGTTTCCGCAGTGGGGCGACCTGCCGGTCGAGCCGGTCAAGGTCGATGGGTGGGACAACCGGACCTATCGCCTCGGTGACTCGATGACGGTTCGGCTGCCGACGGCCGCGGCGTACGCGCCTGCTGTGGACAAAGAGGATCGGTGGCTGCCGGTGCTGGCGCCGCAGTTGCCGGTTGCGGTCCCGGAACCCCTGGGTAAGGGGGTTCCGGGTGAGGGGTACGGGTTCAACTGGTCGGTTCGGCGATGGCTGGACGGGGAGACGTCGGCGCCGGAGCGGATCGAGGATCTGGTCGAGTTCGCGACCGAGGTTGGCGAGTTCGTTCGGGCCTTGCAGAGGTGTGATGTCACCGACGGGCCAGTCGCCGGGGCGCACAGTTTCCATCGGGGTGCGCCGCCGGTGTACTACAACAGCGAGACTCGCCGAGCGCTCGAAGTACTCGAGGGACACGTCGACACCGCTGCCGCGGCTGAGGTCTGGGAAGCTGCGATCGGGTCGGTGTACGACGGGCCGCCGAAGTGGTTCCACGGAGACATTGCCAGTGGCAACCTTCTTGTCGTGGACGGGCGTCTGTCAGCGGTGATCGACTTCGGTACTTCGGGGGTCGGCGACCCCGCGTGCGACCTGGTGATCTCGTGGACCATGTTCGACGGGGCCGCGCGCGAGGCATTCCGCCGTACGGTCGATCAGGACGCAGGCACCTGGGCACGGGCGCGTGGGTGGGCGCTGTGGAAGGCGTTGATCGTCATGGCTGCCGACCTCGAGACGGACGAGGAGAGCGTCGCCACCAACCGCCGCGTGATCGAAGAGGTCCTCGAGGACCACGCGGCGGCCGGGTAG
- a CDS encoding aspartate aminotransferase family protein has translation MTHAELWERHKAVMPDWLALYYEEPIEIVKGSGRRVTDGEGKEYLDFFAGILTNAIGYDIAEISDAVREQLASGIAHTSTVYLIRRQIELAEKIAELSGIPDAKVFFTNSGTEANEAALLLATQKRRSNQVLALRNSYHGRAFGTVAITGNRGWSASSLSPVNVQYAQGAYRYRSPFKDLPDAEYIKVCADDLREVIQTTTAGDVACMIVEPIQGVGGFSSPPDGLYAAFKEVLDEFGILLISDEVQTGWGRTGDHFWGIQAHDVVPDAMTFAKGLGNGFAIGGVVATPALMDSLSANSLSTFGGNPISTTAAKATIDYLLDHDLQANAAKRGAQLMDGLRGISEEFPELGDVRGKGLMLAAEIVMPEDNKPDPAATAKLQQETKNRGLLIGKGGLYGNVLRMAPPMTLTEEETTEALEIIRDSFNTLR, from the coding sequence ATGACTCATGCGGAGCTCTGGGAGCGTCACAAGGCCGTCATGCCGGACTGGCTCGCGTTGTACTACGAGGAGCCGATCGAGATCGTCAAGGGATCCGGTCGCCGGGTGACCGACGGCGAGGGGAAGGAGTATCTCGACTTCTTCGCCGGCATCCTGACCAACGCGATCGGGTACGACATCGCCGAGATCTCGGACGCGGTCCGGGAGCAGTTGGCCAGCGGCATCGCGCACACCTCGACGGTGTACCTGATCCGGCGGCAGATCGAGCTGGCCGAGAAGATCGCCGAGTTGTCCGGGATCCCGGACGCCAAGGTCTTCTTCACCAACTCCGGCACCGAGGCGAACGAGGCGGCCCTCCTGCTGGCCACGCAGAAGCGACGCTCGAACCAGGTGCTGGCGCTGCGCAACTCGTACCACGGGCGGGCGTTCGGCACCGTCGCGATCACCGGCAACCGCGGCTGGTCCGCCAGCAGCCTCTCACCGGTGAACGTGCAGTACGCGCAGGGCGCGTACCGGTATCGCAGCCCGTTCAAGGACCTGCCGGACGCGGAGTACATCAAGGTCTGCGCGGACGACCTGCGCGAGGTCATCCAGACCACCACGGCCGGCGACGTGGCCTGCATGATCGTGGAGCCGATCCAGGGCGTCGGCGGCTTCTCGTCCCCGCCCGACGGCCTCTACGCCGCGTTCAAGGAGGTGCTCGACGAGTTCGGCATCCTGCTCATCTCCGACGAGGTACAGACCGGGTGGGGCCGCACCGGCGACCACTTCTGGGGGATCCAGGCGCACGATGTGGTGCCGGACGCGATGACGTTCGCGAAGGGCCTCGGCAACGGGTTCGCCATCGGGGGTGTGGTCGCGACGCCCGCGCTGATGGACAGCCTGAGCGCGAACTCGCTGTCGACGTTCGGTGGCAACCCGATCTCGACCACCGCGGCGAAGGCGACCATCGACTACCTGCTCGACCACGACCTGCAGGCGAACGCGGCCAAGCGCGGTGCCCAGTTGATGGACGGTCTGCGGGGCATCTCGGAGGAGTTCCCCGAGTTGGGCGACGTCCGCGGGAAGGGCCTGATGCTGGCGGCCGAGATCGTCATGCCAGAGGACAACAAGCCGGACCCGGCCGCCACGGCGAAGCTGCAGCAGGAGACCAAGAACCGCGGCCTGCTGATCGGCAAGGGCGGCCTCTACGGCAACGTCCTGCGGATGGCACCGCCGATGACCCTGACCGAGGAAGAGACCACCGAGGCGCTGGAGATCATCCGCGACTCCTTCAACACCCTGCGCTGA